CTACTTCGAACAAAGCCTGGAGCAAAGCCCCAGAGCCGAGACACTGAGCGAACTGGCACGACTGCTAAACAACCTCGGCGAAACCGATAAAATGCGCGCCCTGATGGAAAGGCATCTGGGGGTTATCGGGGGCGGTTTGCCTGCTCTGCCGTTGCCTAGCAAAGGGACCAAGATCGCAGCATTATAGTCGCTAGAACGCAGCAAAAAGCGCTGCTTGCTAGACGTCGCTTCGCGACTTGCTCGTGGCTAGAAAAAGCGTAAAGAGAAGAGAGCCTAGGCTCTCTTTTTTGTTTTTGGGCGTTCTTATTACGGTCAGAATTAACCCTTTGATTTAATTGAACCTGAGACTTATGCTAGAAAATAGATAAAAGCAGGGAAGCTGCCTCTAGAGTTCACTACAACACTGTAGAACAACTCTCTTCATGTTAGCTATCCTGCTGATATATAAAACCAAAGTAATCTTTAGCTAATTAAATCTTAGGAATTATAGTGCCAAGGGGCTCTATAACTAGCTGTTAAATTCTAGGGAAGAACATGAAGTGTTGGGCGAAAAACGTATCTCCCTGTTGTAATAAGCAATCTAGCGAGCACTATATCTCAAAGGGACTTTTCAGCGATAAGATGCTTTTCGTTGAAAATGCTCCTTTTCTTGGTGGAGCTAGTAAAGAGATTTCAAAGGCTTCTCTAACTAGAAATTGCCTGTGCAAGAGGCATAATGAAAGGCTTTCCATATATGATGCTGAAGCGATTCATTATGGAGAATCTCTGAGGTATTGCTTAGAGCTATCTATCAAGAGAAGAAAATCAAACGCAAGAAAGTTCAGTCTGCACACAAAAAGTATCAATTACGATCGTTTCAATCGTTGGTTCTTAAAAACCTACTTGGGTTTAGCTGAATTCTTCAGATATGACTCGGCAATAGACAAAGAAGAATTAGCAAAGCTAGTGTATTCAGAAACCTCTATTAAGCACTACCTGCATTTAGAAGTGGCAATGGAAATACAAGAGGACTTCCAAATAAAGGAATCTGTATCTATCGCGCCATTAGAGAAAAATGAGAAGACAATCGGCATGCAAGTAGAGCTATATGGTATCCGACTTAATGGAGTATTCTCAGATAGACCTGAACATATTCAGAAACCTATCAAAATAAGGTTTAATGAGCATAAACAAGGCCCATCTTGCATGGTCAAGTTCGGATGAATTTAACAAGGGCCAGCAATGGACCTGCAAATCTGTCACTTAAATTGCTGGCGCAATTACGTGCCATAGATCAATGGGGTCAGAGTCATTGATTTTCTAGCAGTGTAACGACCGATTTTTCTAGCAAGGGCGCAGCCCGTCTAGCAAGCAACGTGCTCTTCGTTGCGGTCTTCGTTCTTAGACGTGGCAGGATTTCTTGAGCTGTTTGCCGGATTAAACTGCACAATCAGGCATCTGGATTACGACCAATCCCCCGAGTTACACACCTACTTAATTGTGCAGAAAAATTAACCTCTGAGTTACTCATGCTACATCGCCGTGGGGGCACAGCTCCTACAACAAAAAAGAGAGCCATCGGCTCTCTTTTTTCTATGCTCTTTCTAGCAAGGGCGAAGCCCGTCGAGCAAGTCGCGCAGCGACATCTAGCAAGCAACGCGCTCTTCGTTGCGTTCTAAAGACGCTTACTTCTTCCGGGGCGCGTAAGCAAAGACGTCAGAATGAATCTGTTCGTCCTGCAAACCTTTGGCCTCACACGCGTCGGCCAGCGCATAAACCATGCCCGGTGAGCCACTGGTGAAGATCTCAACATTCTCAAAGTTGTCAAAATCAGCCACGATGGCATCCGGCAGTAACGCGCTGCGACCGGACCAACCGGGGCTATTGTCTGGCTCGCTAACAACCAGATGAACGTGAACATTAGTATGTTCAGCAGCCCACTGCAAAGGCAGTTTCTCCAGATAGAAATCCGCTTCTACCCGGGCGCCCCAGTAGATATGAATCGGGTTTGTAACCTGATTCGCCAACAGGTGTTCTGCGATGCTCTTAATCTGCGAAAAGCCAGTACTGGCAGCGGCCAGAACGATTACTTTATCGGCGGCCAGCTGACTGGCTTCCAGATAACAGTCACCTTTTGGCAGTTCGATCTTCACGCTGGAGTTATTCTTCAGGTGATCCATGATCGCCATCGACAACTCACCTTCCGGCGTACAACGGATATGTAGTTCGATATCGCTACTGAAGTCCGGTGCACTGCCGATAGAAAAAGCGGCGCGACGCGCATCGGGTAGAATCAGTTCAAGATACTGTCCCGCATGAAACTCTGTTGCCTGACGACCGGTAACCGGCAGATGCAGGCGCACCCGGTACACTTCTTCATTTAGCGACTCTACCGACGCAATATCACAAACCAGTTCTTTCACTTGTATCTCTCCAGGGCGTAATAACCCTTTTATTCTCACCCGAATATCACTGCAAGGGACGGCGGTACAGGCAAATATTTGCGCTGGCGTCTGCCCCTCTTCTAACTGCAGCGCCAGCTCAGGGTAGCGCTGCTGTACACTGCCACGTAGCAGTGTTGTTTTACAAATTTCACAGACCCCGTTACGACAACTGAAACGCATCGTATAGCCGGCATTTCGTAAGCTATCCAGTACCGGTAAACCCGGCTCTGCACTAACTTCATGGGTATCGTTAACGGTGATAGTAAAACGATCACTCAAGCGGTATACCTAATTGATCCCAGATGTCGTCTACCCGTTGCTTCACTTCAGGAGTCATCACAATCGGTTCGCCCCACTCACGCTCTGTCTCACCGGGCCACTTGTTGGTGGCATCCATTCCCATCTTCGAGCCCAGTCCGGAGACCGGTGAAGCAAAATCCAGATAGTCGATCGGAGTGTTGTCGATCATGGTGGTATCCCGAATCGGGTCCATCCGTGTAGTGATCGCCCAGATAACGTCATTCCAGTCCCGGGCATTAATATCATCATCACAAACAATGACAAATTTGGTATACATAAACTGCCGCAGGAAGGACCAGACGCCCAACATCACCCGCTTAGCGTGACCCGGATACTGCTTCTTCATGGTCACGACCGCCATTCGGTAAGAACAGCCTTCCGGTGGCAGGTAAAAATCGGTAATTTCAGGAAACTGCTTCTGCAAAATGGGGACAAACACCTCATTCAGCGCCACACCCAGTACCGCAGGCTCATCCGGTGGACGGCCGGTATAAGTGCTGTGATAGATAGGGTCAGGCCTGTGAGTAATACGCTCAACGGTAAACACCGGAAAGCTATCCACCTCATTGTAGTATCCGGTATGGTCACCAAAAGGACCTTCATCGGCCATCTCTTCAGGGTCGATATAACCCTCGAGGATGAACTCTGCACTGGCAGGCACTTGCAGGTCGCTGCCAATGCATTTGGTAATTTCAGTTTTACCACCGCGCAGCAAGCCGGCAAACGCATATTCTGACAAGGTATCCGGTACCGGCGTCACCGCACCTAAAATCGTCGCAGGATCGGCCCCTAGCGCAACGGCTACCGGGAAATTTTCCCCTGGATGCTGCTCT
The genomic region above belongs to Amphritea japonica ATCC BAA-1530 and contains:
- a CDS encoding 2Fe-2S iron-sulfur cluster-binding protein codes for the protein MSDRFTITVNDTHEVSAEPGLPVLDSLRNAGYTMRFSCRNGVCEICKTTLLRGSVQQRYPELALQLEEGQTPAQIFACTAVPCSDIRVRIKGLLRPGEIQVKELVCDIASVESLNEEVYRVRLHLPVTGRQATEFHAGQYLELILPDARRAAFSIGSAPDFSSDIELHIRCTPEGELSMAIMDHLKNNSSVKIELPKGDCYLEASQLAADKVIVLAAASTGFSQIKSIAEHLLANQVTNPIHIYWGARVEADFYLEKLPLQWAAEHTNVHVHLVVSEPDNSPGWSGRSALLPDAIVADFDNFENVEIFTSGSPGMVYALADACEAKGLQDEQIHSDVFAYAPRKK
- the ubiD gene encoding 4-hydroxy-3-polyprenylbenzoate decarboxylase, producing the protein MSNLKYKDLRDFINSLEQKGELVRITTEVDPDLEMTEICDRTLRAEGPALLFENPKGYDYPVLANLFGTPKRVALGMGQEDVSSLREVGKLLAMLKEPEPPKGMKDAWEKLPIFKQVLNMGPKKVRNAACQTHVIEGDAVDLGTIPVQRCWPGDAGPLVTWPLVITKGPYKERQNLGIYRQQVIGKNKLIMRWLSHRGGALDFREWKEQHPGENFPVAVALGADPATILGAVTPVPDTLSEYAFAGLLRGGKTEITKCIGSDLQVPASAEFILEGYIDPEEMADEGPFGDHTGYYNEVDSFPVFTVERITHRPDPIYHSTYTGRPPDEPAVLGVALNEVFVPILQKQFPEITDFYLPPEGCSYRMAVVTMKKQYPGHAKRVMLGVWSFLRQFMYTKFVIVCDDDINARDWNDVIWAITTRMDPIRDTTMIDNTPIDYLDFASPVSGLGSKMGMDATNKWPGETEREWGEPIVMTPEVKQRVDDIWDQLGIPLE